TTCGTTCCCTGCAAAAGCGGGTTAACGCGCTTGAAGGCAATAATTGAGAAATATGATAAAAAAAGATTAAAAAACTTGCCCTAACTTAAAATAGCCGCTATTTTTATGCGAATGCCAGTTGCCTCATACTATTAATGGCATGTATTCTTTTGCGGGCCTACATTTCCTGCAATTCTCCTTTTACCCCAATCCTTAGGTACCTCCGAGGGGGATGGATGAATTTGAAGCAAAAGATCCGGGCAGTCGTATCCAAGCCGCTCAAATCTGCCGCAGTCAGATGGAGCGGCTTTTTTGTGCCTGTTTTTCCCAATGACTTCAACGGGTTCAAAACCGTTCCGATTCTTTTTATTACCCTTATTTTTCTTTTCACGACGGCAGGTTCAGCGACGGGGTCGAATCCCGTGCCCACCATGCAGAAGCTTGTCGTGGGGGGCGACCACGACAACCCGCCCTATGAGTTTCTGGAAAACGGGCAGCCGACCGGTTTCAACGTGGAGCTGATGCAGGCGGTTGCCGAGATCATGAGCCTTGCCGTGGAATTCAGACTGGGGCCCTGGATCGAGGCCCGGCGGGCCCTGGAGGAGGGCAGAATTCATGCGCTGAGCGGCATGTATTACTCATTGGATCGCAGCACCCTGGTGGATTTTACCGTTCCCCATACCATGGTCTCTTCAGGCATCTTTGTGCGCAAGGAATCTCCCCTTCGCTCCTACGCCGATATTCAGGGAAAGGAGATCATCGTTCAGGAAGGCGATATCATCCACGACTCCCTGAGGAGGAACGGTCTCGCCTCCCAGATCGTGACGGTGGGAGAAGTCCCCCAGGTGCTCAAGCTCCTGGCCTCGGGACAGCATGACTGCGCTCTGATGCCGTCCAGATTGCAGGGAGAGCATTTCCTTAAAACTCTCGGCCTCGACAATATTCGTGTCATCAACACCGAACTGCCGCAATTGAAATACTGCTTCGCCGTACGGAAAAACGATCAGGAGCTGTTGGCCCGGTTGGGCGAGGGGCTGCAAATCCTGAAAATTAACGGCAGATACCGGGATATTTACGAAAAGTGGTTCGGGGTCTATGAAAAAAAAGGTTTTTGGCAAAGCGGACAAAACTCTCTATGGGTTCTTTTGGGCGTGATTACCGCCTTCTCCGGGGCGGGTCTTGTCTGGTCCCGCTCCCTCAGGACGCAGGTCAAAAGAGCCGGCGCCGAGTTGCGGGAGAGCGAGGAAAAGTTTCGGGTGCTGGCGGACACCATCCCGGCCGGCATCATCGTCTACCAGGGAGAAAATATCGTCTATGTCAATTCCGCCCTTGTCGAGGCGACCGGGTATTCCGAACAGGAGATCCTGGGGATGAAGTTCTGGGAGATGGCCAGCGACGATATCCGGGAGACCGTCAAGGAACGGGGATTGGCCAGACAGCGGGGTGATAAGCCGACGGTCCGGTACGAGTACAAGTGGAAGACGAAAAACGGGACAGAGAAGTGGGCACTGTTGACCGGCGCCAGCATCGAGTTTCGGGGACAGCCGGCCGGCATCGCCACTCTGATCGATATCACCGAACGCAAGCAGGCTGAGGAGGCCCTGCGGGCGAGCGAGGAGAAGTTCCGGGTTCTGGCCGAGACCAGTCCCTCCGGCATCTGCCTCTATCAGGGGGAACGAATTGCCTATGTCAATCCCGCCACCGTGCGCCTGTTCGGCTATTCGGAGCAAGAATGCCTGCAGATGAGGTTCTGGGAGTGGGTCCACGAAGATTATCAGGACCTGGCGCGGGAACGGGGCCTGGCCAGGCAGCGGGGCGAGGATGTGCCTCCCGTGTATGAGATCCGGAACCTTTCCAAAAACGGGGAGGAAAAATGGATCCATGTGTCCGCCGGCCGGATCGAGTACCAGGGACAACCGGCTTGTATCGTAACCTATTTTGATATTTCCGACCGCAAGCGCATGGAGCAGGAACTGCAGCAGGCCCATGACGAGCTGGAAAGGCGGGTCGAGAAGCGAACGGCTCAGCTGGCCAGAACAACGGAGGCATTGATCGCTTCCGAGAAGGAAAAGTCTCTTATCCTGAACATCACCGACGCTCACGTCATTTACTACAATCCCGACATGAAAATCCTCTGGGCCAACCGGGCGGCCGGCGATTCGGTGAACCTGCCTCCCGAAGAGCTGCGCAACCGGCGCTGCTGGGAGGTGTGGCATCAGCGCAGCGAGCCCTGTGTCGATTGTCCGGTGATACGCGCCATGCGGTCCCGGCAGCCCCAGGAAGCGGAGCTTTGCTCACCGGACGGCCGCCTCTGGTTTCTGCGCACCTTTCCTGTTATTGATGAAACCGGAAAGCTTCTGGGAGTGGTTGAATTTACGCAGGATTTTACCGAGCGGAAGCGGACCGAAGAGGCCCTGCGGCAGGCGAATCTGGTGGTAGAAAACAGTCCGGTCGTCCTTTTCCTCTGGCAGGCGGCGGAGGGCTGGCCGGTCAAAATGGTTTCCAGGAATGTCGTCCAGTTCGGCTATCTGCCGGAAGAGTTCACCTCCGGCGCAACACCCTTCGCGTCGATTATTCATCCTCTGGACCTGGCAAGGGTGAAGGCCGAGGTCCGCGACTATTCAGCTTCAAAAGAGGATACTTTCTGCCAGGAATATCGCATCTTTTCCAGGGCCGGTCAGGTGTATTGGATCCACGACCACACCACGATCGAGCGGGACGTCAACGGAAACATCCTGAATTATCAGGGGATCCTGATCGATATAACGAGTCGCAAGCTGGCTGAAGAGCAGCTCATGCGGCAGAAACTGCAACTGGAGGAGCTGAACTGTACCCTGGAGGAGAGGGTCCGGGAGGAGGTCGCCAAGAACCGGGAAAAAGACATCCTCTTGATTCAGCAGAATCGCCAGGCCGCCATGGGAGAACTTCTGGACCACATCGCTCATCAGTGGAAACAGCCGCTGACCGTCATTTCCCTGCTTGTCCAGAATCTTGAAGGGAGCTATGACAAGGGTGAGCTGACATCCCGCCTGATGGGCGAGACCATCGCCAAGACTGTGGATCTGTTGGAACACATGGGGCAGACCATCGAAGTCTTCAGGGAATTCTATCGGCCGGACAAGGAAAAGACGGTATTCAGCGTCAAGGATGCTATCGACAGGGCCCTGGACTTCATTTCACCTGTCCTGAATTGTCATGCCGTTGCCGTAGAGATCGAGGTCGACCCGGGATTGATGACAATCGGTTATCCCAGGGAATATACCCAGGTGCTGCTCAACATACTCTCCAACGCCCGGGATGCCTTCAGGGAAAGAAACACCGCGAATCCGAAGATAACAATCAGAGGTTTCGTCGAAGACAACCAGGTGATCGTGACGATGACCGACAATGCCGGGGGGATTCCGGAAACGATTATCCCCAGGATCTTCGACCTGTATGTGACCACCAAGGAGGCCGGCGGCGGCACCGGCATCGGACTCCATATGTCGAAAAATATCATCGAAAAGAATATGCAGGGATCCCTGACGGCCCGTAACCGGGACTTTGGCGCGGAGTTCCGAATAGCCGTCACTATGCCCGCAAAACAGTTGAATCATAAGGAGTTGAATCTGGCAGAAACGTCATGATCCGACTCGGCAGGTACCGGATTTTTGTCTTTACAGTAGATAAACACACTTCTTCTAACGCCGAATAGAGTTGCACACGTTCCGCGTACCCCCAATTTCTGAGATTTAATGTCGGGACTCAAGAGGGTTGGATGGTCCGGTATGATCTATTAGATGTTGTCAGGTACTATGTCTGGGCCGTGGTGCTCGCCGCCGCGCTTTGCCTGATTTTTTTTATCTGGTCCCGGATTCTGAAAAGGCGTGTGGAGCTGCGCACCGCGGAACTTGGCAGAAGCGAAGAGGCTTTGCGCTTCACCCAGTACGCCATCGACAGGACCGTGGACCAGGCCTTCTGGATGACGGAGGATGGACGCCTGTTCTACGTCAACGATGCCGCCTGCCGCGCCTTGGGCTATTCCCGGGAGGAACTTGTCGGAATGTCGATTCCGGAGATCGATCCGACCCACCCTCCGGAAGTATTTGCCGAGCATTGGCGGACTCTGGTGAAACACGGTTGCATCACGATGGAGTCCCTTCATCGCGCTAAAGACGGTCGTGTTTATCCGGTTGAGATACGATCCAACTACGTGGTCTTCGACGGCAGGGAATACAACTGTGCCTTTGCGACGGACATCAGCGAGCGCAAGCGGATGGAAACAGAGCTCCGGCATGCCCGCGATGAACTGGAAACGCGGGTAAAGGAGCGGACTGCGGAACTGGAAT
The genomic region above belongs to Syntrophotaleaceae bacterium and contains:
- a CDS encoding PAS domain S-box protein, translated to MNLKQKIRAVVSKPLKSAAVRWSGFFVPVFPNDFNGFKTVPILFITLIFLFTTAGSATGSNPVPTMQKLVVGGDHDNPPYEFLENGQPTGFNVELMQAVAEIMSLAVEFRLGPWIEARRALEEGRIHALSGMYYSLDRSTLVDFTVPHTMVSSGIFVRKESPLRSYADIQGKEIIVQEGDIIHDSLRRNGLASQIVTVGEVPQVLKLLASGQHDCALMPSRLQGEHFLKTLGLDNIRVINTELPQLKYCFAVRKNDQELLARLGEGLQILKINGRYRDIYEKWFGVYEKKGFWQSGQNSLWVLLGVITAFSGAGLVWSRSLRTQVKRAGAELRESEEKFRVLADTIPAGIIVYQGENIVYVNSALVEATGYSEQEILGMKFWEMASDDIRETVKERGLARQRGDKPTVRYEYKWKTKNGTEKWALLTGASIEFRGQPAGIATLIDITERKQAEEALRASEEKFRVLAETSPSGICLYQGERIAYVNPATVRLFGYSEQECLQMRFWEWVHEDYQDLARERGLARQRGEDVPPVYEIRNLSKNGEEKWIHVSAGRIEYQGQPACIVTYFDISDRKRMEQELQQAHDELERRVEKRTAQLARTTEALIASEKEKSLILNITDAHVIYYNPDMKILWANRAAGDSVNLPPEELRNRRCWEVWHQRSEPCVDCPVIRAMRSRQPQEAELCSPDGRLWFLRTFPVIDETGKLLGVVEFTQDFTERKRTEEALRQANLVVENSPVVLFLWQAAEGWPVKMVSRNVVQFGYLPEEFTSGATPFASIIHPLDLARVKAEVRDYSASKEDTFCQEYRIFSRAGQVYWIHDHTTIERDVNGNILNYQGILIDITSRKLAEEQLMRQKLQLEELNCTLEERVREEVAKNREKDILLIQQNRQAAMGELLDHIAHQWKQPLTVISLLVQNLEGSYDKGELTSRLMGETIAKTVDLLEHMGQTIEVFREFYRPDKEKTVFSVKDAIDRALDFISPVLNCHAVAVEIEVDPGLMTIGYPREYTQVLLNILSNARDAFRERNTANPKITIRGFVEDNQVIVTMTDNAGGIPETIIPRIFDLYVTTKEAGGGTGIGLHMSKNIIEKNMQGSLTARNRDFGAEFRIAVTMPAKQLNHKELNLAETS